A genomic stretch from Pirellulales bacterium includes:
- a CDS encoding glycoside hydrolase family 43 protein — translation MKILSASLLAALALSAEISAQGGFLFSTFRDETTPLSEQIYFGVSRDGKQWDALSGGNPVLVSDVGECGVRDSFLLRSHDGPKVWLIATDLCINRNRDWHRATHAGSRSIVIWESTDLVHWSPPRLALVAPEEAGCVWAPEAIYDEEAGDYLVYWASTTKRDNYAKQRIWAAHTRDFHAFDKPFVYIERPHHVIDVHIARDGDVYYRFMKDDEEKSVSMASSKKLTGPWQEMEQFTAGKGKNFEGPICYQLEAAADAQAPAWTLLLDNVSDRIGAGAFGYMPFVSNDLSTGQFAPATDFQFPYAFRHGSVLAITKDELERLKSAYPHPQKSAR, via the coding sequence ATGAAGATTTTGTCGGCGTCTCTTTTGGCTGCCCTGGCTCTTTCCGCCGAGATATCAGCGCAGGGCGGGTTTCTGTTCTCGACCTTCAGGGACGAGACGACCCCATTGTCCGAGCAGATCTACTTCGGCGTCAGCCGGGACGGCAAGCAGTGGGACGCGCTCAGCGGCGGAAATCCCGTGTTGGTAAGCGATGTGGGCGAATGCGGCGTGCGCGATTCATTTCTTCTGCGATCGCACGACGGGCCGAAAGTCTGGCTCATTGCCACCGATCTGTGCATCAACAGGAATCGCGACTGGCATCGGGCCACGCATGCGGGCAGCCGGTCCATCGTCATCTGGGAATCGACTGATCTTGTGCATTGGTCGCCGCCAAGGCTGGCGCTGGTCGCCCCCGAGGAAGCCGGTTGCGTCTGGGCGCCCGAGGCCATCTACGATGAAGAGGCCGGGGACTATCTGGTCTACTGGGCCTCGACGACCAAAAGAGACAACTACGCCAAGCAGCGCATCTGGGCGGCGCACACCAGGGACTTCCACGCGTTCGACAAGCCGTTTGTCTATATCGAAAGGCCCCATCATGTCATTGACGTCCATATCGCGCGGGACGGAGACGTCTATTATCGTTTCATGAAGGACGACGAGGAAAAGTCGGTCAGCATGGCAAGCAGCAAGAAGTTGACGGGACCCTGGCAGGAGATGGAGCAATTCACGGCGGGGAAGGGAAAGAACTTTGAAGGTCCGATCTGCTATCAGCTGGAAGCTGCCGCCGACGCTCAGGCGCCGGCGTGGACTCTGCTGTTGGACAACGTCAGCGATCGAATCGGCGCCGGCGCGTTCGGCTACATGCCTTTTGTCAGCAACGACCTCAGCACCGGGCAATTCGCGCCGGCGACGGATTTCCAATTCCCATACGCATTTCGCCATGGTTCCGTGCTGGCGATCACGAAGGATGAACTGGAACGCCTCAAGTCGGCCTATCCTCACCCTCAGAAGTCGGCTCGATAA